Genomic DNA from Candidatus Kaiserbacteria bacterium:
GCGCGACATAGGTGCACACGGAAAAGAAATCATATTCACCAGTGGTGGCACTGAATCCAACAACCTCGCCCTCCACGGCGTCATGAAAAATGTGCGACATCGTAAGTCACACATTCTTGTATCTGCAATTGAGCATGTGTCGGTACTTGCATCGGCGGAAGATCTCAGAGGAGAAGGGTGTGATGAGGAATATATTCCTGTCGATACATACGGACTCGTGAGTGTCAAAGAAGTAATGACGCGCGTGCGTGCAGACACCGCACTTATCTCGATCATGTACGCCAACAACGAAATAGGTACTGTAGAGCCAATAGCAGAAATCGCAAAAGCACTTCGTGATCGCTTCGGAGCAGATAGACCCCTCCTCCACACCGACGCATGCCAAGCACCCGGACAGCTTCCTCTAGATGTTACGACACTCGGTGTGGATTTGATGACACTGAATGGCAGCAAGATGTACGGACCAAAAGGTGTGGGGATGCTCTACGTGCGTGAGGGTGTCCGATTTACACCTACAGCACGCGGCGGACACCAAGAGCACGGTATGCGTGCAGGTACCGAGAATCTTGCGGGTATCGTAGGATTTGCACGCGCGCTTACACTTGCAGAAGAAGACCAGACTCACGAATGCGCGCGACTCATCAATCTCCGTGACACACTCATTACACGTATACAAAAGTCCTTCCCGGATGCCACACTCCATGGACACCCCACCCTCCGTCTTCCGGGGAACGTGCATTTTTCATTCCCCCACATTGAAGGAGAATCTCTTGTACTTCTTTTAGACACCTTTGGTATCTGTGCGTCCACTGGTTCTGCGTGTAACGCAGAGGATCTTGTTCCCTCGCATGTACTTCGTGCCATTGGTATTTCTGTCGAACGAATCCACGGCACCCTGCGCTTTACCCTCGGGCGTACCACCACAGAAGCAGATATTGATACAACAGTGGATGCACTCACGCACGCCGTCACTCGCCTTACCCGTATTTCACCCTCACCACTACACTTATGAATACCCCATCAAACATCCCCGATGTCACCGCATGCGACAAGGGCACCTCGTGGCTCTATAACGATGTGGTAAAAGATCACTTTCTTAATCCTCGTAATCTACTCATCGACGATATGACGTATGAGAGTGATGGCATTGGTATTGTTGGAAGTCCTGCCTGTGGTGACATGATGGTGGTCTGGATAAAGGTAGACGCTGAAACAAAGCGTATAACTGAATGTGTCTGGCGCACCTTTGGATGTGCGTCCGCTATTGCCTCCACATCGATGATGTCGGTCATGGCAACGGAGAATGGTGGTATGACACTCAAGGAAGGAAAGCATCTCACTCCCGAAGCAATACTCGAGCGATTGGGCGGACTTCCCGACCGAAAGTATCATTGCTCGGTACTCGGCCATCAAGCACTCCACGAAGCGATTCTTGATTATGAGTCATCACTCAATACAGATTGAGCATAACAGGTCTTTAATCTCAGCCGACATATCGTTTTTAAAAGGCGGGGGTAGGACTGGGTTTAAAAACGATATGTCGGCTGAGGTTTTTCCAATAAACTCTATTGATAGATATGCAAAATAACACCTGTAATTGGACTATTGTAGAAAAGAAGGAGGAGGCGCCGCTTGTTTCTACCCTCTTTCTTCGTGCCGAAAGTGAGCAACCCAACTTTATTGCAGGTCAATACCTCACCGTACAACTTCCTGGCTTCGAGCCCGCTGAGGGAAAGAGTTATAGCATCAGTAGTGCACCGCAT
This window encodes:
- a CDS encoding cysteine desulfurase; this translates as MKTIYLDNAASTPIRDEVFCAMLPFLQETYGNPSSIHHKGRAAYDALSTAREEVARDIGAHGKEIIFTSGGTESNNLALHGVMKNVRHRKSHILVSAIEHVSVLASAEDLRGEGCDEEYIPVDTYGLVSVKEVMTRVRADTALISIMYANNEIGTVEPIAEIAKALRDRFGADRPLLHTDACQAPGQLPLDVTTLGVDLMTLNGSKMYGPKGVGMLYVREGVRFTPTARGGHQEHGMRAGTENLAGIVGFARALTLAEEDQTHECARLINLRDTLITRIQKSFPDATLHGHPTLRLPGNVHFSFPHIEGESLVLLLDTFGICASTGSACNAEDLVPSHVLRAIGISVERIHGTLRFTLGRTTTEADIDTTVDALTHAVTRLTRISPSPLHL
- a CDS encoding iron-sulfur cluster assembly scaffold protein, encoding MNTPSNIPDVTACDKGTSWLYNDVVKDHFLNPRNLLIDDMTYESDGIGIVGSPACGDMMVVWIKVDAETKRITECVWRTFGCASAIASTSMMSVMATENGGMTLKEGKHLTPEAILERLGGLPDRKYHCSVLGHQALHEAILDYESSLNTD